In Mercenaria mercenaria strain notata chromosome 15, MADL_Memer_1, whole genome shotgun sequence, a single genomic region encodes these proteins:
- the LOC123524519 gene encoding uncharacterized protein LOC123524519: protein MPSHQRYCCICKNYGGKVVDGKKVSMHRFPADLRVRKVWIQRCKNTRPNFVFVNSDQTRMCAVHFIGRCGPTKGNPLPCFFPKAEGGEKVYKLSTMESVADIDLVTSTEENNDTSEMELTTDNRSPDMSFENDADGIPVEGNESILDISLRLHDYGQFRPVPSIIRHQCQQAQPHTVSVSTQTDETRIPKTTSTQTPLVETASNGCQATRPAFTFEDVTDDNSKVLFFTGIPNAGTFKCLFDELESGMKVNNLGRPKSLRLIDEFFLVLMRLRLGLLLEDLAFRFHISVGTCSTIFNRWVNYLDTSLSFLVKWPTRKNINDTMPQRFSRKYPKCRVIIDCTEIRTETPCSLQLKSLLYSDYKSHMTWKSLIGISPSGIVTFVSDLYPGSISDKQITKKCGIVDLCEEGDAIMVDKGFLISDLTTPRGVELIIPPFKKKKKQFLPHEVEATKTIANLRIHVEREMERIKNFRIVQGTMPITMSSQATKIWKICVSLTNFLPPLVPNR from the exons ATGCCTTCACACCAACGATACtgttgtatatgtaaaaactaCGGCGGAAAGGTAGTTGATGGAAAGAAAGTGTCAATGCATCGATTTCCAGCTGATTTGCGTGTAAGAAAGGTGTGGATTCAACGTTGCAAGAACACTCGACCTAATTTTGTGTTTGTAAATAGTGATCAAACCAGGATGTGTGCTGTGCACTTTATCGGACGTTGTGGGCCAACAAAAGGAAATCCTCTTCCTTGTTTCTTCCCAAAGGCAGAAGGTGGTGAAAAAGTGTACAAGCTCTcg acaaTGGAGAGTGTTGCAGACATAGACTTAGTGACAAGCACTGAAGAAAATAACGACACTTCCGAGATGGAGCTGACAACTGACAACCGGTCACCAGACATGAGCTTTGAGAATGACGCTGATGGAATACCAGTTGAAGGCAACGAATCAATACTTGATATATCACTAAGG cTCCATGACTATGGACAGTTCAGACCAGTGCCTTCCATAATTCGCCATCAGTGCCAACAGGCACAGCCACATACTGTTTCTGTCTCCACGCAGACAGATGAAACTAGAATTCCAAAGACGACATCAACACAGACTCCATTAGTGGAAACTGCTTCTAATGGATGTCAGGCGACAAGACCAGCATTCACTTTTGAAGATGTTACAGACGACAACAGTAAAGTCCTGTTCTTCACTGGAATACCAAACGCGGGAACTTTTAAGTGTTTGTTTGATGAACTTGAAAGTGGTATGAAAGTAAACAACTTAGGCCGACCAAAGTCTTTGAGACTTATTGATGAATTTTTCTTGGTTTTAATGAGACTCAGACTTGGACTTCTGCTTGAGGATTTGGCTTTTAGGTTTCATATATCTGTAGGAACTTGCAGTACGATTTTTAATCGTTGGGTGAATTACCTTGACACAAGCTTGAGTTTTCTCGTGAAGTGGCCAACACGCAAGAACATAAATGACACTATGCCTCAAAGATTCAGTCGTAAATATCCAAAGTGCCGAGTAATAATAGACTGCACGGAGATTCGAACAGAAACCCCATGTTCCTTGCAGCTTAAGTCGCTTCTATACAGTGATTATAAATCACACATGACCTGGAAGTCATTAATCGGAATAAGTCCATCGGGTATTGTGACTTTTGTGTCGGATTTATATCCCGGTAGCATTAGTGATAAACAAATAACTAAAAAGTGCGGCATTGTTGACTTGTGTGAAGAAGGTGATGCAATAATGGTAGACAAGGGTTTTCTTATTTCAGATTTAACCACACCTAGAGGTGTAGAACTTATAattcccccctttaaaaaaaagaaaaagcagtTTTTACCACATGAAGTGGAAGCAACAAAAACAATCGCAAACCTTCGTATCCATGTTGAAAGAGAAATGGAAAGGATAAAAAACTTTCGAATTGTTCAAGGCACAATGCCAATAACT